In Pleurocapsa sp. PCC 7319, the following are encoded in one genomic region:
- a CDS encoding serine O-acetyltransferase, producing MIVKLEITTSYDEADLVSLGLWQQIKEDWIAHGRDWTKPGFQAVAIHRFGVWRMMIKPKLLRALFSMLYRALYRRVRNVYGIELPYTVKLGRRVIFEHQSGIVIHGNCSIGDDSIIRQGVTLGNRHLDRSDDAPQLGTKINIGAGAKIFGNVTIGNGANVGANAVVLCDVPAGATAVGVPARVISSKNPENNL from the coding sequence ATGATCGTTAAACTAGAAATAACCACAAGCTACGATGAAGCAGATCTTGTTAGCTTAGGACTTTGGCAACAAATCAAAGAAGACTGGATTGCTCACGGACGTGATTGGACTAAGCCAGGTTTTCAAGCTGTCGCCATTCATCGTTTCGGAGTATGGAGAATGATGATTAAACCTAAACTGCTGCGAGCCCTATTTAGTATGCTCTATCGGGCTTTATATCGCAGAGTTCGCAATGTCTATGGAATTGAATTGCCATATACAGTCAAGCTTGGTCGCCGTGTGATCTTTGAACATCAGAGTGGCATTGTTATTCATGGTAACTGTTCGATTGGCGACGATAGTATTATCCGTCAAGGAGTAACTTTAGGAAATCGTCACCTAGATCGTTCAGATGATGCACCACAATTGGGTACGAAAATCAATATCGGTGCGGGAGCAAAAATTTTTGGCAATGTCACGATTGGTAATGGTGCTAATGTTGGTGCTAATGCTGTAGTTTTATGTGACGTGCCAGCAGGAGCAACGGCAGTTGGTGTACCTGCTAGAGTTATTAGCAGTAAAAATCCTGAAAATAATCTCTGA
- a CDS encoding glycosyltransferase family 2 protein encodes MKAKLELESEPKIIKQLGLVVIGRNEGELLRQCLRSVVGKVANIVYVDSGSTDNSVKTAQSLGIDVVELDMSQPFTAARARNIGFSTLMQKEPQLELVQFVDGDCEVVAKWLVTAQAKFAAQSNLAVVCGRRRERFPEKSIYNLLCDIEWNTPTGEVKACGGDSMIRVTAFQQVQGFNPTLIAGEEPELCVRLRQQGWKILRIDAEMTLHDANITKFRQWWQRSVRAGYAYAEGSWLYGSSPERHWIKESKSIWFWGLILPILTLGTILPSKGWSFLLLFGYLLMTYKIYCSLKQRKYNLKDSIAYATFCVISKFPQVQGQIKYHLYRRLGRKINLIEYKS; translated from the coding sequence ATGAAAGCAAAGCTGGAATTGGAAAGTGAGCCAAAAATCATTAAACAGCTGGGATTAGTTGTCATTGGACGAAACGAAGGAGAATTACTTCGCCAATGTCTGCGTTCCGTTGTGGGAAAAGTAGCCAATATTGTTTATGTTGATTCTGGTTCGACAGACAACAGTGTAAAGACAGCTCAGTCTTTAGGAATAGATGTAGTTGAGCTTGATATGTCCCAACCTTTTACAGCAGCTCGTGCTAGGAATATCGGATTTTCTACTCTAATGCAAAAAGAGCCACAGCTCGAACTAGTTCAGTTTGTAGATGGAGATTGCGAAGTAGTAGCCAAATGGTTAGTAACTGCCCAAGCAAAATTTGCCGCACAATCAAACCTTGCTGTTGTCTGTGGTCGTCGTCGGGAGAGGTTTCCGGAAAAATCTATTTATAATTTATTATGCGACATTGAATGGAATACTCCTACAGGAGAAGTTAAAGCCTGTGGTGGTGATTCCATGATTCGCGTAACAGCTTTTCAACAAGTACAAGGCTTTAATCCTACCTTGATAGCTGGAGAAGAACCAGAATTATGTGTGCGATTGCGTCAACAAGGATGGAAAATCCTGCGCATAGATGCAGAGATGACTTTACATGATGCAAACATAACTAAGTTTAGACAATGGTGGCAAAGATCTGTAAGAGCTGGCTATGCCTACGCTGAAGGTTCTTGGTTATATGGTAGCAGTCCAGAACGACACTGGATTAAAGAAAGCAAAAGTATCTGGTTTTGGGGGTTAATCTTACCTATATTGACCTTGGGAACAATCTTACCCAGCAAAGGTTGGAGTTTTTTGCTGCTATTTGGCTATTTACTAATGACATACAAAATTTATTGCTCGCTGAAACAACGAAAATATAATCTAAAGGATTCTATTGCATACGCTACTTTTTGTGTAATAAGTAAATTTCCTCAAGTGCAAGGTCAGATTAAGTATCATCTCTATAGAAGACTAGGGCGAAAAATCAATCTGATCGAATATAAAAGTTAA
- a CDS encoding glycosyltransferase, giving the protein MKHKDMLLVLPVPFRVQGNKLFFESQACNGLEQWANNFESVIVAAPVIPESLAAQDATTTWRNTSSLATPNRFELLPLPWAYSPLKFISCYISVRASLAELISRCRYLQFAIGGLFGDWAAVAALEAHKQCRAYAIHTDRVEHEVILNLTRRAKLQTRIKTGVMAALMARYHKWIIQNCSLGLWHGDDCFSAYSPFCQNNYLIHDIHTKESDCISDIELAEKIQSVTSGQKIRICYVGRIDPMKAPLDWVRAIGKARDLEADFHATWIGSGILLAQMKVMIANLNLNSYIELLGFEQYRDKLLKRIKESHLMLFSHVTPESPRCLIEALVCGTPIIGYRSKYAEELIQDFGGGMLVPTKDWRQLGELIASLSKDRLRLSQLIKEASKNGNRFNDETVFRQRSKLIKEHLP; this is encoded by the coding sequence ATGAAACACAAAGATATGTTACTCGTTTTGCCTGTGCCTTTTCGAGTCCAAGGAAATAAACTATTTTTTGAATCCCAAGCTTGTAATGGCTTAGAGCAATGGGCCAATAATTTCGAGTCAGTTATTGTAGCTGCACCAGTCATTCCTGAGTCATTAGCGGCACAAGATGCAACGACGACTTGGCGAAATACATCTTCACTAGCTACTCCTAATCGATTTGAACTGCTTCCATTGCCTTGGGCTTACTCACCATTAAAATTTATTTCCTGCTACATTTCAGTGCGTGCTTCTCTAGCAGAGTTAATTTCTCGTTGTCGCTATCTTCAATTTGCAATTGGGGGCTTGTTTGGTGACTGGGCAGCGGTTGCAGCGCTGGAAGCTCATAAACAGTGCCGAGCCTATGCCATCCATACCGATCGTGTCGAACATGAAGTCATACTGAACCTAACCAGGAGGGCAAAACTACAAACACGAATTAAGACTGGGGTCATGGCGGCTTTAATGGCTAGATACCACAAGTGGATTATTCAAAATTGCTCTCTTGGTCTTTGGCATGGAGATGATTGTTTTTCTGCATATAGTCCTTTTTGCCAAAATAACTATCTAATTCACGACATCCATACCAAGGAATCCGACTGTATAAGCGATATAGAACTTGCTGAAAAAATCCAGTCTGTTACTAGCGGTCAGAAAATCCGCATCTGTTATGTAGGACGGATAGATCCAATGAAAGCTCCTCTGGACTGGGTTAGAGCAATAGGAAAAGCTAGGGATTTAGAAGCAGACTTCCACGCTACTTGGATTGGTTCAGGGATTTTGTTAGCACAAATGAAGGTAATGATTGCCAATTTAAATCTCAATTCTTATATTGAGCTGCTTGGATTTGAACAATACCGGGATAAGTTGCTTAAAAGAATAAAGGAATCTCATCTTATGCTCTTTTCTCACGTCACTCCAGAATCTCCACGCTGTTTAATCGAAGCTCTAGTTTGTGGAACACCTATTATTGGCTACCGAAGTAAATATGCTGAAGAGCTTATTCAAGACTTTGGTGGTGGTATGTTAGTGCCTACTAAAGACTGGAGGCAATTGGGAGAACTTATCGCTAGCTTGTCAAAAGATCGACTACGCTTATCTCAACTAATTAAGGAAGCTAGCAAAAACGGGAACAGATTTAATGATGAAACAGTTTTCCGTCAGCGAAGTAAATTGATTAAAGAACACCTACCTTAA
- a CDS encoding glycosyltransferase family 2 protein, translated as MSYTMKQNDANSLIIVIVNYRTPELTIDCLRSLVDEVRSLAGTSVVVTDNASGDVSVARIQAAIETEGWNNWASVMPLQHNGGFAFGNNAAIRSVLKSNNPPSYFLLLNPDTIVRPNAIDILVDFMNRHPQVGIAGSRLEDPDGTPQRSAFRFPSLLSELDSGLHLGIVTKLLSKWVVAPPVPKDKCQTNWVAGASMIIRREVFEQIGLMDEGYFMYSEEMDFCLQAKRAGWSCWYVPQSRVVHLVGQSSGLNNTKCPSKRLPQYLFDSRRRYFLKNYGWLYTALADHTWASSYVLWQLRRVIQRKPYEDPPKLLIDFLRNSFFIRGGKFNPPKTS; from the coding sequence ATGTCTTATACAATGAAGCAGAATGATGCCAACTCTTTAATAATTGTTATTGTTAACTATCGGACACCTGAGCTAACTATCGATTGCTTGCGCTCCCTAGTAGATGAAGTGCGATCGCTAGCAGGTACAAGTGTCGTCGTTACCGACAATGCTTCTGGAGACGTCTCAGTTGCCAGAATTCAAGCTGCGATTGAAACTGAGGGATGGAACAACTGGGCATCAGTAATGCCGCTACAACATAACGGTGGCTTCGCCTTTGGTAATAATGCTGCGATCCGTTCAGTATTAAAGTCAAATAATCCTCCCTCATACTTTTTATTGCTCAATCCAGACACGATCGTTCGCCCTAATGCGATCGATATATTAGTAGACTTTATGAATCGACATCCACAGGTGGGAATTGCTGGCAGTCGTTTAGAAGATCCTGATGGTACGCCCCAGAGGTCAGCTTTTCGTTTTCCTAGCTTGCTAAGTGAGCTGGATTCTGGTTTGCATCTCGGCATAGTTACTAAGTTACTGTCAAAATGGGTAGTTGCACCGCCAGTACCCAAAGATAAATGTCAAACTAATTGGGTTGCGGGAGCTAGCATGATTATCCGTCGTGAAGTGTTTGAGCAGATAGGCTTAATGGATGAAGGTTATTTCATGTACTCTGAAGAAATGGACTTTTGCTTACAAGCAAAGAGAGCTGGCTGGAGCTGTTGGTATGTACCTCAAAGTCGAGTTGTTCATTTGGTTGGACAAAGTTCAGGTCTCAATAATACAAAATGTCCTTCTAAACGTTTGCCACAGTATTTGTTTGATTCAAGGCGGCGATATTTTCTCAAAAACTATGGTTGGCTATATACTGCTCTGGCCGATCACACTTGGGCTTCTAGTTATGTATTGTGGCAGTTACGTCGAGTAATTCAAAGAAAGCCATATGAAGATCCACCGAAGTTATTAATTGACTTTCTTCGCAATAGTTTTTTCATCAGAGGAGGTAAATTTAATCCTCCTAAAACCTCGTAA